CGATTGCCATATGCGGCTGGGCCGCAGCGGCGCGAACTACATCGTCGAGCTCGATCCTTCCGAGCCAGTCAACCGCCATCGGCCTTCGGTGGACGTGTTGTTCCATTCGGTGGCGGTATCGGCCGGGCGCAACGCCGTGGGCGTCATCCTGACCGGGATGGGCAAGGACGGCGCGGCGGGCATGCTGGAAATGAAGCGCGCGGGGGCCCGCACCCTGGCGCAGGACGAAGCGAGCTGCGTGGTGTTCGGCATGCCGCGCGAGGCGATCGCGCTGGGCGCCGCCGACGAAATCGTGCCGCTGGGCGCAATGAGCGAACGTATCCTGGCCAACGCCGGAGACCGTGGACACCGCGTATGATGCCGGGCGCCCAGCGTCCCGGTGGAGAATGAATTTTTTGGAGTCGATGAAATGGTTGACAAGAATTTGAAGATTTTGGTGGTTGACGATTTCCCGACCATGCGTCGCATCGTCCGCAACCTGCTCAAGGAATTGGGGTTCGAGAACGTCGACGAAGCCGAGGACGGTCAGATGGCATTGGACAAGCTGCGTACCGGCGGCTTCCAGTTCGTGGTGTCGGACTGGAACATGCCCAACCTGGATGGACTTTCCATGCTGCAGCAGATCCGCGCGGACGCCAATCTCTCCAAGCTGCCCGTGCTGATGGTGACGGCCGAAGCCAAGAAGGAAAACATCGTCGCGGCCGCGCAGGCCGGCGCGAACGGCTACGTGGTCAAGCCCTTCACCGCTGCCACGCTGGAAGAGAAGCTGACCAAGATTTTCGAGAAACTCGGCGGCTGAGGATGCCATGGAAGCCACGCAAAGCCCGAACAGCGATCCCGGCGAACTGATCCATCGCATCGCGTCCCTGACCCGCATGCTGCGCGACAGCATGAAGGAGCTGGGGCTGGACCAGGCGATCAAGGATGCGGCGGAAGCCATCCCCGACGCGCGCGACCGCCTGCGCTATGTAGCGCAGATGACGGAACAGGCCGCCCACCGGGTGCTGAACGCCATCGACCAGGCCCAGCCCATCCAGGACGGCATGGCCAAGAGCGCGCAGGCGCTCGACGCGCGCTGGAACGAGTGGTTCGACAAGCCCGTGGAGCTGGCGGATGCCCGCGAGCTGGTCAAGGACACCCGCGCTTTCCTGCAGGAAGTGCCCAGGCAGACGCAGGCGACGTCGTCCAAGCTGCTGGAAATCATGATGGCGCAGGATTTCCAGGATCTGACTGGCCAGGTCATCATGAAGATGATGGACGTGGTGGGAGCGATCGAGAAGGAATTGCTCCAGGTGCTGATCGACAGCGTCCCGACCGAGCGCCGCGACGAGGCGAACTCGCTGCTGAACGGCCCGCAGGTGAATCCGACCGGCAAGGCGGATGTCGTCACCAGCCAGGACCAGGTCGACGATCTTCTGGCCAGCCTGGGGTTCTAGGCCCACCCCCGAAGCGCTGCGCGTCGGGGGGATTACCACTGGATGGTATCCCTATGGGGAAAAAGCGCCGCTTTCCCCGGCTTGATCGCGGATTCGCTTTTCGCTGCTTTTCCTAAAATTTCGTTGCCACGGCTTGTTTATCCGAAAGGAGGCTCTCGAGAGAGCGCCAGCAGGCCTGGCCGACGTCCGGAACAGCGCGCAGTATGGCCGAAGATAGCGATCTCGAAAAAACCGAAGCCGCCTCACCCCGGCGCCTTGAAAAGGCGCGCGAGGACGGGCAGGTACCCCGCTCGCGGGAGCTCAGCACCTTTCTGGTGCTGGCCACCGGCGTGGCGATCCTGTGGGGCGGCGGCGCTTACATCTACGGTTCGCTGAACGGCATCATGCGCCACGCGTTGGGTTTCGAGCCCAACCTGAGCCGCGACACCAACGTCATGATCGCCAGCGCGGTCGCCAACGGCTGGCAAGCCCTCTTGATGCTTTTGCCCATCCTGGTCCTGCTGGCCATCGCCGGCATCGCCGCCGGCTTGGCGCTGGGCGGCCTGGTGTGGTCCGGCAAGCCCCTGGAATTCAATCTCGGCAAGCTCAATCCGCTGTCCGGCCTGGGCCGCATGTTCTCCTGGCAGACGGCCGTGGAGCTGACCAAGGCCGTCTTCAAGGCGCTGCTGGTGGGGGGCGTGGGCGCCGCCGCGATCTGGAGCTACCACGACGATCTGATCGGCCTGATGCACGCCGCGCCTGCGGCGGCGCTGGCTCGCATGCTGAACATCGTCGGACTGATCTGCGCGCTGGTGGTGGGCGCGCTGCTGCTCATCGCTTTGATGGACGTGCCCTGGCAGATCTTCAGCCATGCCAAGAAATTGCGCATGAGCAAGGAAGACCTGAAGCAGGAATTCAAGGAAAGCGAAGGCGACCCGATGATCAAGGCGCGCATGCGGCAGTTGCAGCGCCAGGCGGCGCGCCGCCGCATGATGGCCGAAGTGCCCAAGGCCGACGTGGTCGTCACCAACCCGACGCATTACGCCGTCGCCCTGCGCTACAGCGACGGCGACATGGCCGCGCCGCGCGTGGTGGCCAAGGGCATGGGCGAGATCGCCGCGCGCATCCGCGAGCTGGCGCAGGAAAACCGCGTGCCGATGCTGGAGGCGCCGCCGCTGGCGCGCGCCCTGTACCGCCACGTCGAACTGGGGCAGGAAATTCCCGCCACCCTGTACACCGCCGTCGCCGAGGTGCTGGCATGGGTGTTCCAGCTGCGCTCCTGGCGTCCGGGCTGGGCGCCGCCGGTGGCGCCGACGAATCTGCCGGTGCCTGACGGGATGGACCCGCAGGCCGGGCTGGCGGCCGCCCCGGCCGCCCCGGCCCCTGAAGGAGCTTAAGGAATGGCCGCGTTGATCGCGATGTTCAAGAATAACGGTGGCGCGCAGGCACGAATGCTTGCCGGCCCGTTGCTGATCGTGCTGGTCCTGGGGATGATGATCCTGCCGTTGCCGGCGTTCATCCTGGACCTGCTGTTCACGTTCAACATCTCGCTGTCGATCATGATCCTGCTGGTCGCCATGTTCACGCGCAAGCCGCTGGACTTCGCGGCTTTTCCGTCCGTGCTGCTGTTCGCCACGCTGTTGCGGCTGTCGCTGAACGTGGCATCGACCCGCGTCGTCCTGCTGAACGGCCATACCGGTCCCGACGCCGCCGGCAAGGTCATCGAGGCGTTCGGCCACTTCCTGGTGGGCGGCAATTTCGCCATCGGCATCATCCTGTTCGCGATCCTGACGATCATCAACTTCATCGTCATCACAAAGGGCGCCGGCCGGATCGCCGAAGTCGGCGCGCGATTCACCCTGGACGCGATGCCCGGCAAGCAGATGGCCATCGACGCGGACCTGAACGCCGGCCTCATCCGCGAGGATGAAGCACGCAAGCGCCGCAGCGAGGTCGCGCAGGAAGCCGATTTCTACGGGTCCATGGACGGCGCCAGCAAGTTCGTGCGCGGCGACGCGGTCGCCGGCCTGCTGATCATGGCGATCAACATCATCGGCGGCCTGATCGTGGGCGTGGCGCAACACGGCCTGTCCATAGGCGACTCGGCACGGGTGTATACGCTGTTGACCATCGGCGACGGCCTGGTGGCACAGATCCCGGCGCTCATCATTTCCACGGCCGCCGGCGCGGTCGTCTCGCGGGTGTCGAGCGAGCAGGACATCGGCCAGCAGATCATCGGCCAGCTGTTTTCCAATCCCGCCGTGCTGTTCCTGACCGCGGGCATCATCGGCGTGATGGGCCTGATCCCCAACATGCCGCACGTGGCCTTCCTGGCGCTGGCCGCCGTGTTCGCCACCGGCGGCTACATGCTGCAGAAAAAGCAGGCGCGCGAAGCCGCCGAGAAGACGCGCGCGCCTTCGCCGGCGCAGGAACAGGCCAAGATCGCCGCCGCGGAGGCCAGCTGGGAAGACGTGTCCATGGTCGACCAGCTTGGCCTGGAAGTGGGCTACCGCCTGATCCCCCTGGTCGATCACTCGCAGAACGGCGAGCTGTTGCATCGCGTGCGCAGCCTGCGCAAGAAATTCGCGCAGGACGTGGGCTTTCTGCCGCCGGTCGTCCACATCCGCGACAACCTGGAGCTCAAGCCCAACGACTACGTCATCCTGCTGTCCGGGGTGGAGGTGGGCCGCGGCGTGGCCATGCCTGGCCAGTGGCTGGCCATCGATCCGGGCGGCGTGACAATCAAGCTGAAGGGCACGCCGACCACCGATCCGGCCTTCGGACTGCCGGCGGTGTGGATCGATGCCTCGTTGCGCGACCAGGCCCAGGTGGCGGGCTACACGGTGGTGGATGCCAGCACCGTGGTCGCCACGCATTTGAACCACCTGATGCACCGCCATGGCTCCCAGCTGCTGGGCCGCCAGGAAGTGCAGCAGCTGCTGGACCGCATCGCCCGCGAAGCGCCCAAGCTGGTCGAGGACCTGGTGCCGAAGACCATTTCGCTCACCGTGCTGCAGAAGGTGCTGCAGGGGCTGTTGAGCGAAGAGGTGCCGATCCGCGATATGCGTTCCATCGTCGACACCATGTCCGAGCACGCGCCGCGCCTGTCGGCCTTGAACGCCACCACGGGTGGACAGCCGGAGGTGGGCGAGCTGATCGCGCTGGTGCGGCGCGCGCTGGGCCGCGCGATTACGCAGCAATGGTTCCCGGGCGACGGGGAAGTCCGTGTCATCGGGCTGGATGTTCGCCTGGAGCGCGTACTGTCGCAGGCCATCGGCACCAGCGGCGTGCTGGAGCCGGGCCTGGCCGATACGCTGCTGCGCGAGGCGCGCGCCGCGGTGGGTCGCCAGGAAGCCCTGGGCAATGCGCCGGTCCTGGTGGTGTCGCCGGTCCTGCGTCCGGCGCTGTCCCGTTTCCTACGCCACCACGTGCCGCAACTGGGCGTGCTGGCGAATACCGAAATTCCAGATGAACGCATCGTGCGCGTCACGGCGCTGATCGGGGGTAACACGTGAAGATCACCCGCTTTTTTGGGACGACGCACCGCGAGGTGATGCGCGAGGTGCGCATGGCCCTCGGGCCGGATGCGCTGATCATTTCCAGCCGCAGCATGGATGGCGGCATCGAAGTGATGGCCACGGATCCGTCGGCCATCGACGACGAAGGCAGGATCGTTTTCCAGGAGCCGGAAACCGTTGTCGCCGAGTCCGCCGCGTCCCTTGCGGCGCCGCCCGTTCCGGTCATCGAACAGCCGGCCTACGCCCGAGCCTACGCCGCGGAGACACCCGCCGCGCCGCCGCGCGCGCCCGTCGCGCCGCCGCCTCCGGCCGGCCCGGCGGACCACACCTTCGCGCTGGTCGACGAAGATAGCTCCCAATACCAGCCGCTGGGCTCTGGCACGCCTGACGTGACGCAGATGACCGAGGCGCTCAACGCGCTGCGCGGCGCGTTGGAAACCCGCATAGACGGCCTGATGTGGGGCAAGGGCCTGAGCCGCGAACCGGTGCCGACCACGCTGTTCCGCACCTTGATGGAAGCCGGCTTCAGCGCCGGCCTGGTCCGCGCCATGCTCTCGCGCCTGCCGCCGCGGATGACCTTCGCGGCCGCCATGAACTGGGCGCGCAATGAACTGATCAAGCACCTGCCCGTCATCGGCGACGAAGACGAACTGCTGGGCAGCGGCGGCGTATTCGCGCTGGTCGGCCCGACCGGGGTCGGCAAGACCACCACGCTGGCCAAGCTGGCCGCCCGCTGCGTGGAGCGCGTGGGCCGCGACCAGGTCGCCATGCTGACCACCGACAATTTCCGTATCGGCGCCCACGAGCAATTGCAGATCTACGGCCGCCTGATGGGCGTGCCCACGCGCTCCGTGCGCGACGTCGGCCAACTGCGCGAAACCCTGGCCGAGCTGGGCGCGCGCAGGATCATCCTGATCGACACGACGGGGATCAGCCAGCGCGACCGGCACGTCGCCGAACAGGCCGCCATGCTGTGCGGCGCCGGCCGGCCGGTGCAGCGCCTGGTCGTGCTGAACGCGGCCAGCCAGGGCGACACGCTGGACGAAGTGGCGCACGCCTACCGCAACGGCGCCGACGAAGACGTGCGCGGCTGCATCATCACCAAGATCGACGAAGCCTCGCGTTATGCCGCGGCGCTCGACACCGCCATACGCCACCGCCTGCCGATCCACTACGTCTCGCGCGGCCAGCGCGTGCCGGAGCACATGGAAGTGCCGACGGCCGCCGAGCTGGTGGACGGCGCCTTCGCCTGCCTGCGCCGGCCTGCCTTGTACGCCCCCAGCGAAGCCGACCTGGCGGCGCTCTGGTCGGCGTCGCGCGAAGAGGCCGGCGGCCTGCTCGGCATGGACCCCGTGCGTCGGCGGCAACTGCTGGCGTCGGCCATGCTGCGTCCGCAGGGTGCCAACGCCGAAACCGAACAGAATATGGATGCGGCGCTGGCCTGGATCAATACCGATCCGGCCTGCGTACAGGCACGCGAACTGTGGCGGGGCCTGAGCGGCGGCCAGACCTTGCCCACGCCGTCGTTGTCGCGCATGCCCCTGGACATGGTCCGCGCCGAATTTTCCGCGACCTGCTCCAGGCACCTGCTGGTGCTGCACGGACAGATCGCCATGAGCGGCCCCGGCATGCCCGGCGGCACGCTGGCGTCTTCTCTGCTGATGAGCGACCGCGGCGCCGCGCTGGCCGCGCCTGTGCAGCAGCTGATGCTGGAACACGGCACCGTTTCCAGCATCGACAGCGGCGCCAGGCCGGCCGCCAACGTGGCCGACGCGCTGGTCGCGCGAGCGGACTGGCTGCAGGCCGCGCTCAAGCCGCTACCCGTCGTGCACCTGATCGCCGCCGGTACCGCGGCCCTCTGGCAATCCTTGTCCGCGCAGGGCATGGACTGGATGTCCCGTTGCACGGGCGCGTTCCGCGTGGTCCAGGACGAAACGCCGACCACCTTGCAGGCCATCGGCAAGACGCTGGGCTATGTCCCGGTGGGCGAGGCCGGCGACATGGTGGGCCTGACGCACATGGCGGGCGACAAACTCGTCCCGTTGCGCCTGTGGGCAGCGGGCACCGAGGTCACGCAGGCGGCGCGCGGCGCGGACACGGCGCCGCTGCGCGCCGTATGCGCCAAGCTGATCGACCCGTCCGGACGTGTGGTGCAGCAGGTCTATGGCCTGACCAACGTGGGCGTGGCCCATGCCGACGCGGCCACCATCGCGCGCTGGCTGGTCCTGCACGATCATGCCAAGGGCGCTTTCCGCTACATGGCGCATTCCTGGCAGCCCTTGACTGGCGCCAGCATGGGCGACGACTCTACCCTGCGCCAGGTGCTGATGGCCGGGCAGATGGGCGCCGCGTGCTGGCAACTGGCCCACGCGCCTTCGGCGTCCGTCATGCGCAAGCTGCTGCAGGACCTGATGGGGCCGGAGCGCAAGCTCCCCGCGCGCCTGGTGCCGCCGGCCTTGCTGCGCTTCCTGGCCATGGTGGAAATGGCGGGTGAGGGCGGCGCGGCCTGACCCGCCGCCGTCGAACAAAAAGGCCGGCATGTGCCGGCCTTTTTGTTTCAGCGATCGCTACCGTCAGGTCGCGATGATGGTCTTGCCCGTGTTGCCCTGGCGCGCACGGCCGTTGGGTTCGTACAGGCTGGACCGTTTGGTCAGGGACTGCAGCGCGTCCAGCGCTTCCTCGGTATAGCGCAGGTGCATATCGATCAGCGCGCCGTTGCGGTCGTTGATGCCCGCGGCGGCGGCGCAGCGGTCGAGCAGCTGGCGCCAGGTCCCGGCGATTTCCGGGTGCTGCGCGGCGGCTTCGGTGGTGCCGTCGTGCCCCGGACCGAAACCGAGCTCGGCGAGCAGGGCGTCGCGCCGTTCGCTCAGTTCATGCAGCCGCGCGGCGATCCCGTTCTTCGAAACGGTGATCTGGTTCAATGCATTGAAGGACTGGCGCTCCGTCAGGGCGACCGTTTCGGAACCGAGCAGCTCGGCGAATTCGGCGACCACCGCATCTTCTTCCCGCAGGCAGGCGTGCAGCTTTTCCGTGGCACTCATGACGCTCACTTCAACAGTTCCTGGGCGCTGGCGATCAGGCCATCGGCGATTTTGGTGGGATCGATCTTGAGCTGGCCGGCCGCGATGGCGTCGCGGATGGCCTGGACCTTGGCGGTATCGATGTCGCCGGCGCCGTTCTGCAGGTCGATCAGCTTGCGGGACATGGGGCTCAGGTCCACCTGTGCGCTGCTCGACCCGCCGCCGGCGACGCCGCCATAGGCCTGGGCGACCGCGCTGCGCGCGCCCGTGGTCTCCGCGGGGGTGGTCGAAGGCCGGGTAGTCGAGGAATTGATCTTCACGTCAAAATCCCGCCGGAACGGGCTCCTGGCTGTGCGGGCGGAAGCGCCTGCGTATGTCCCTGTAACGGCATCGGCGCCCCAAACTTTAGGGCGGGCTTGCGGGACGGGTTCCCCAGTTTACCGGCCTGGGCCTCGGCCGCCAAAATGGCCGATCGGCGGCCAACGTGCCCGCATATGTTCAGAATAATGTCAGGATTCGCCATTTTTATAGCGGTACTTCCACGATGCCGGTGGGCTGCAGGATGCCGCTGACGACCTGGCCGGAGGACGTCTTGACTTCCACCGTCGACCCCGGCGTGGCGTTCTGCATCACCTGGCCTTCGCTGCTGACCACGAAACCCGCGCCGCGCGCCGTGATGCGCACCGTCTGCCCGCGCTGCACCGAGCCGGCGCTGCGCAGGTTGTTGGCCCGCACGGGTTGCCCCATGCCGACGCGGTAGCCCACGGTCATGCCGATCACGCTCTGGGGATCGGTGATGGCGCCCGGGGGAAGGTTGATCAGGTCGCCGTCGCGCGGCGCCAGGTCTTCCATGCGCAGGGTCTCGCCCGCATTGATGGGACGCGCGGCCACGTAGTACTGGCCAGGCAGGCTGACGGTGGCCTGCACATACACATTCCACGGCTTGGGAGAAGCGCAGCGCACCCCGACGCTCATGCGGGCACGCGGCCGCATCGGCCCGGCCATCGAGGCGGTCAGGGCGTCGCAGGCGGGCAGGCGTTCCGTGTGCACCTCGTCCATCTGGATGTTGGGCTGCGCCGGCAGCGATGCCAGCTGCTGCAACAGATAGTTCTGCGCGACCTGCTGGACCGCCGCGGGATCCTGCGGCCGATCGACCGCCTGGGCCTGGGCGCGCGCGGCGCCGGGCAGGGTGCCCAGCGCGGCGAGCGCCAGGGCAAGGATCGGAATACGTCGGATCATGGGCATGGACGGAATTGTAGAAGTCCGGGCGCATAAGCAATACCCGAATTGGCGGACGAATAGTCGGTTATTTGGATGATTGTGCGTTGCCCGCCGCACCTATGATTCCTTCCGTGCCGAAAGGTCCGCCCCGCAGCGCCGTTCCGCAAGGAGCGCGCGCCATTCGCCTTGGGGTTGGCCCGTACGCACCGGCCCGGCAACCGCCCGGCTGGATGGCCGCATGGCCCCGTACGACCAGGGACGCGACCCGGAATGATAGACCGCCTCAGCCAGGATCTTGGCTTTTTCCAGCAATCGCTGGGCCTGCGCGCGCAGCGCCAGGAAGTCCTGTCGGCCAACATCGCCAATGCCGATACGCCCAACTTCAAGGCGCGCGACTTCGATTTCCGCTCGGCGCTGGAAGGCGCGATGGGCTCGAACCTGAACCTGCCGGCGGTGAGCCTGTCGCTGACTTCGCCGCGCCACATTCCGGCGCAGGGCCCGACCCAGCCGACGGTGGACCTGCTGTACCGCAATCCGTACCAGGCCAGCCTGGACGGCAATACCGTGGACATGGACGGCGAGCGGGTGCGCTTCGCCGACAACACGCTGCATTACCAGAGCACCTCCACCGTCCTGACCTCCAAGATCAAGGACATGCTGCTGGCCATCTCCGAATAACGCGGAAACGGGATAGACCATGGGTTTGTTGAGCATTTTCGATATCGCGGGTTCGGCGCTGACGGCGCAGTCGCAGCGCATGAACGTGGCGGCCAGCAACCTGGCCAACGCCGATAGCGCCGTCGGTCCCGACGGCCAGCCGTACCGGGCCCGCCAGGTGGTTTTCCAGGTGAATCCGTCGCAAGGCCAGATGACCGGCGCCGAAATCGGCGGCGTGCGCGTGGCCGGCATCGTGCAGAGCGATGCGCCGATGAAGCGCCTGTTCGATCCGTCCAACCCGCTGGCCGACAACCAGGGCTACGTCACCATGCCCAACGTCGACCCGGTTGCCGAAACGGTGAACATGATTTCGGCGTCGCGTTCGTACCAGGCCAACGTCGAAGTGCTGAACACGGCCAAGACGTTGATGCAGAAAACCTTGCAGATCGGCCAGTAGCGCGACCCGCGCGGCGATCCCGGATACCGGAGTCTTGCATGACCACCACCAGTAACGTCAACAACAGCAACAACACCGCCAACACCGCCAACACGGCGACTTCGGGCGGCGCGTCCAGTGCGCAGTCCCTGCAGGACCAGTTCCTGACGCTGCTGGTTGCCCAGTTGAACAACCAGGATCCGCTCAATCCGATGGACAACTACCAGTTGACCTCGCAATTGGCGCAGATCTCCACCGTGCAGGGCGTGCAGGACTTGAAGAGCGTCCTGCAGACCATCAGCAGCCAGGTCGACCTGGGCCAGTCGATGGACGCCGTGTCCATGATAGGCAAGCAGGTGCTTTTCCCGGGCGACTCGCTGAAGGTCGATACCGATGCCACCGGCACGCGCGTCATGACGCCGATCGGCATCGACGTGCAGAACGACGCGCACGACGTCTCGATCAAGGTCCTGGACAGCACGGGCCGCGTGGTCCGCTCCATGGACCTGGGCGCGCAGGACGCCGGCGTCATCATGCCGTCGTGGGATGGCAAGGACGACACGGGCAACGCGGTGCCGGACGGCAAGTACACGTTCACCGTCAAGGCGACCGATGCGAACGGCAACGCCGTTACGGCCGAGGCGCTCACCTACGGCCAGGTGGGCGGGGTTTCGTACGGGACGCAGGGCGTGCGGCTGGACGTGGGCCTGGCCGGCCAGGTCAGCCTGCTGGATGTGCGCAAGGTTTTGGGTACCTGATAGACAGCGGCGGCCTCGGCCGCCCTTTGCCGGTCTTCCGGCTTCCATCAATTTTCTGAAAAAAGCGAGAGAACATGGGCTTCGGACAAGGACTTAGCGGCCTGGATGCCGCGTCGCAGAATCTGGACGTGATCGGCAACAACATCGCCAACGCCAATACGGTGGGTTTCAAGTCCGCCACGGCCACGTTCGCCGACATCTACGCCACGTCGCGCGTAGGCCTGGGCGTGAAGGTCGCCTCGATCGACCAGCGCTTCACGGTGGGCAACGTGACCTCCACCGGCGGCCAGTACGACCTGGCCATCGACGGCGCCAACGGGTTCTTCCGCATGGTCGACGGCAGCGGGGCGGTTTCCTATACCCGCAACGGCCAGTTCGGCATCGACAAGGACAACAACATCATCAATGCCGCAGGCCAGCAATTGACCGGCTATGGTCCGGGCGGCATCGGTACCGCGCCCGTCCCGCTGTCGCTGCCCACGGCCAATATCGCGCCGGCGGCGACGACCAAGTCCGGCTTCACGGCCAACCTGAACGCCAATGCGACCGTGATTCCCACGACGACGGCCTTCGATCCGGCCAATACCGCGACCTATACGGATTCGCAGCCGATGACGGTGTACGACTCGCTGGGCAACTCGCACCAACTGACCACGTATTTCGCCAAGCGCCCCGGCGTTGCCGGTCCCCCGGCCACCAGCGTGTACGACGTGTACTACACGCTGGACGGCGCCGCGATGGCGCCCACCACGCCGCCGGACGCCACGACCACGCCGGCCACGCCGTGGGGCGGCGCGACCCAGTTGACCTTCGACACCTCGGGGCGCCTGCTCAATAATCCGCCCACGGTGAACCTGTCGTTTGCCACGCCCGGCGGCACGGGTTCGCCCGCGGCCCCGCTGGCCATCGCGATGGACTACACGGGCACCTCGCAGTTCGGCGGCGACTTCTCCGCCGGCTTCACCCCGGACGGCAACACCACCGGCGAGTTCAGCAGCATCAGCTTCGGCAAGGATGGCAGCATCATCGCCAACTACACCAACGGCAAGACGCAGACCGTCGGCACCGTGGCGCTGGCCAGCTTCAACAACGTCAACGGCCTGCAGCCCATCGGCGACAACGCCTGGAGCGAAACGTCGGAATCCGGCCAGGCCGTGCTCGGCCAGCCGGGCACCAACGGGCTCGCCAGCCTGCAAGGTCAGGCGGTGGAAGCCTCCAACGTCAACCTGAGCACCGAACTGGTCAACATGATCGTGGCGCAGCGCACCTACCAGGCCAACACGAACACGATCAAGACGCAGGACCAGGTGTTGCAGTCGCTGCTGGCCATTCAGTAAGCGCGACGGTAAACGGAACCCAGGCAGGATAGGCAGGCATGGATCGAGTCATTTACACCGCGATGAACGGCGCTGTTCGCATCAACGAGGAACAGGCCGTTCTGACCAACAACATGGCCAACGTGAATACGCCCGGGTTCCGGGCGCAGATGGCCATGTACCGGTCGGTGCCGGTCAACGACGGCACCAGCCTGCCCACTCGCGTTTCCACCGTCGCCGCCACGCCCCGCAACGATTTCGCGCCAGGCGTGATGGATGCCACCGGGCGCGACCTGGACATCGCCGTGACCGGCGATGGCTGGATCGCGGTGCAGACGCCGCAGGGCGAGGCCTACACGCGCGCTGGCGATCTGCAGGTCGGCGTCA
This genomic interval from Bordetella genomosp. 8 contains the following:
- the flgB gene encoding flagellar basal body rod protein FlgB is translated as MIDRLSQDLGFFQQSLGLRAQRQEVLSANIANADTPNFKARDFDFRSALEGAMGSNLNLPAVSLSLTSPRHIPAQGPTQPTVDLLYRNPYQASLDGNTVDMDGERVRFADNTLHYQSTSTVLTSKIKDMLLAISE
- the flgC gene encoding flagellar basal body rod protein FlgC, encoding MGLLSIFDIAGSALTAQSQRMNVAASNLANADSAVGPDGQPYRARQVVFQVNPSQGQMTGAEIGGVRVAGIVQSDAPMKRLFDPSNPLADNQGYVTMPNVDPVAETVNMISASRSYQANVEVLNTAKTLMQKTLQIGQ
- a CDS encoding flagellar hook capping FlgD N-terminal domain-containing protein produces the protein MTTTSNVNNSNNTANTANTATSGGASSAQSLQDQFLTLLVAQLNNQDPLNPMDNYQLTSQLAQISTVQGVQDLKSVLQTISSQVDLGQSMDAVSMIGKQVLFPGDSLKVDTDATGTRVMTPIGIDVQNDAHDVSIKVLDSTGRVVRSMDLGAQDAGVIMPSWDGKDDTGNAVPDGKYTFTVKATDANGNAVTAEALTYGQVGGVSYGTQGVRLDVGLAGQVSLLDVRKVLGT
- the flgE gene encoding flagellar hook protein FlgE is translated as MGFGQGLSGLDAASQNLDVIGNNIANANTVGFKSATATFADIYATSRVGLGVKVASIDQRFTVGNVTSTGGQYDLAIDGANGFFRMVDGSGAVSYTRNGQFGIDKDNNIINAAGQQLTGYGPGGIGTAPVPLSLPTANIAPAATTKSGFTANLNANATVIPTTTAFDPANTATYTDSQPMTVYDSLGNSHQLTTYFAKRPGVAGPPATSVYDVYYTLDGAAMAPTTPPDATTTPATPWGGATQLTFDTSGRLLNNPPTVNLSFATPGGTGSPAAPLAIAMDYTGTSQFGGDFSAGFTPDGNTTGEFSSISFGKDGSIIANYTNGKTQTVGTVALASFNNVNGLQPIGDNAWSETSESGQAVLGQPGTNGLASLQGQAVEASNVNLSTELVNMIVAQRTYQANTNTIKTQDQVLQSLLAIQ